In the Phycisphaerales bacterium genome, one interval contains:
- the rpsJ gene encoding 30S ribosomal protein S10, translating into MSATKIRIRMEAYDHQALDASAREIVDHAKRTGARVAGPVPLPTRREVYTVNRSTFIDKKSREQFEIRTHKRIIDITEPNARTVEALNRLVVPAGVFVKIKA; encoded by the coding sequence ATGAGCGCTACGAAGATTCGAATCAGGATGGAAGCTTATGACCATCAGGCATTAGATGCTTCTGCGCGCGAGATCGTTGATCACGCAAAGCGCACTGGTGCTCGTGTTGCTGGTCCAGTACCACTGCCAACACGTCGTGAGGTATATACGGTCAACCGTAGTACCTTTATTGACAAGAAGTCACGAGAGCAGTTTGAAATTCGAACGCACAAACGAATTATTGATATTACGGAGCCCAATGCCCGTACGGTTGAGGCACTCAATAGACTGGTGGTTCCAGCGGGTGTGTTTGTAAAGATTAAGGCTTGA
- a CDS encoding glycosyltransferase family 2 protein: MPANGRVLIGIPVYNEEETVSRVIEEVGRVAHASCADVLVVDDGSTDGTSQALVGQPVHVIRSPENRGYGWAIRHMLSWAAQHSFEWLITIDCDEQHEPASIPVFLEAIAEDDSDVVSGSRYLESRPENDAPPADRRRINQLMTHELNRCLGLRITDAFCGFKAYRVAACQKLELDRDGYDIPMQFWVEVAEAKLRIREIPVKLLYPDENRTFGGELDDFSIRLAHYRSAVTEQLARRGKAPCPKMDAVVSSS, encoded by the coding sequence ATGCCAGCGAATGGTAGGGTGCTGATTGGCATTCCTGTATACAACGAAGAAGAAACGGTCAGTAGGGTCATTGAAGAAGTGGGGCGTGTTGCTCATGCCTCTTGTGCGGATGTGTTGGTTGTTGATGATGGATCAACCGACGGTACAAGCCAGGCGTTAGTGGGCCAGCCAGTCCATGTGATACGCAGTCCAGAAAACCGTGGCTATGGATGGGCAATTCGTCATATGCTTTCTTGGGCCGCGCAACATTCATTTGAGTGGCTCATTACGATTGACTGTGATGAGCAACATGAGCCAGCATCAATACCGGTCTTTCTAGAGGCAATTGCGGAAGATGATTCAGATGTGGTATCCGGCAGTCGGTATCTGGAATCGCGGCCTGAGAATGATGCGCCTCCCGCCGACCGTCGGCGTATTAACCAGCTGATGACCCATGAGCTCAATCGCTGCTTGGGTCTAAGAATTACTGATGCATTTTGTGGTTTCAAGGCTTACCGAGTAGCGGCCTGTCAGAAGCTGGAGCTCGACCGTGATGGTTATGACATTCCAATGCAGTTTTGGGTGGAAGTTGCCGAAGCTAAACTTCGTATCAGAGAGATTCCAGTAAAGCTTTTATATCCAGACGAAAATCGTACCTTTGGTGGAGAGCTTGATGACTTTAGCATTCGGCTTGCTCACTACCGCAGTGCCGTGACAGAACAACTTGCTCGGCGAGGTAAGGCGCCGTGTCCGAAAATGGACGCCGTTGTTTCATCGTCGTGA
- a CDS encoding HD domain-containing protein gives MSIDTHRDIRKLKPHDYVEGAYSILNPQIGTTRNGKDYLKCLLRDATGDAPARQWSFNRDHLSELGETGFVWISGQTQDYNGQLQIILEQVRKHEVSQDEMLYLLPATKKDIDVMFREVEGLLRSLDHHGMRALAELFLTDEDLMRRFRQAPAAMLLHHAWIGGLLEHTLQLMKLADGMLQHYPALNRDLVLMGLFLHDLGKVYELTWERGFEYTIGGNLIGHVVGGAMILKEKLNEMPASGQGSLSEHSEMALIHIVLSHHGVLEFGAAKVPSTPEAIFVANLDDLDAKTQMGITAARDGNDDEESVHRGPLTDKIWALNTRLYKPDPLAGD, from the coding sequence ATGTCGATAGACACGCACCGTGATATTAGAAAACTGAAACCCCATGATTACGTCGAAGGTGCGTATAGCATTCTCAATCCGCAAATTGGTACCACGCGCAACGGTAAAGACTATTTAAAATGTTTACTACGAGACGCCACTGGGGATGCGCCTGCGCGACAATGGTCATTCAATCGTGATCATCTGAGCGAATTGGGAGAGACTGGCTTTGTCTGGATTTCGGGTCAGACACAGGATTACAACGGGCAACTACAGATTATTTTGGAGCAAGTACGAAAGCATGAAGTTTCTCAAGATGAGATGCTTTATTTACTTCCTGCGACCAAGAAAGATATTGATGTCATGTTTAGAGAGGTCGAGGGGCTTCTTCGTTCATTAGATCATCATGGAATGCGTGCGTTGGCCGAACTCTTTTTGACCGATGAAGATCTGATGCGTAGATTCCGCCAGGCCCCGGCGGCAATGTTGTTGCACCATGCTTGGATCGGTGGATTACTGGAGCACACACTACAGCTGATGAAGTTAGCAGATGGAATGCTGCAACATTATCCTGCACTGAATCGCGATCTCGTGCTGATGGGTTTGTTTCTGCATGACCTTGGTAAAGTCTATGAGCTGACCTGGGAACGTGGATTTGAATACACGATTGGCGGCAATCTCATTGGCCATGTTGTTGGTGGGGCAATGATCCTGAAAGAAAAGCTAAATGAAATGCCCGCTTCTGGGCAAGGTTCTTTGTCTGAGCATTCAGAAATGGCATTGATCCATATCGTTCTCAGTCACCACGGTGTGCTTGAATTTGGTGCGGCCAAGGTTCCGAGTACGCCAGAGGCGATCTTCGTTGCAAACTTAGACGATCTTGATGCCAAGACGCAGATGGGAATCACAGCTGCAAGGGATGGCAATGATGATGAAGAAAGCGTGCATCGTGGACCACTGACCGACAAGATCTGGGCTCTCAATACAAGGCTCTACAAGCCAGATCCGCTTGCAGGAGATTGA
- a CDS encoding NAD(P)H-hydrate dehydratase gives MIGPSDPPLAEPSEFQIGLSPELPPRPESGHKGTFGTVCVVGDCAEKPTVMLGAAAMCGQAAMRAGAGRCVLAVPEPLAVAAGCIAPTATLAGLPVNAQGQLLASAAAEIVDRIIDSASVVAIGCGLGTGESVQQLVLHLLTQDRCPIVLDADGLRALAAIVDVGPDIRAPLVVTPHPGEYRLLADAFQIEADPVSEKERSAAAQLLAQRLGAVVVLKGPSTVVSDGQQIWISDVGNVALATGGSGDILTGVIASFIGQWSEGAGSIGRKLITSAISGVFVHGSAGDQWAHRNGKTGMLATDLLTEIPTAIAAIRDSQGC, from the coding sequence GTGATCGGTCCTAGTGATCCACCTTTGGCCGAGCCCTCTGAATTTCAAATTGGTCTGAGTCCTGAACTTCCACCGAGACCAGAATCGGGTCACAAGGGTACCTTTGGCACTGTTTGCGTTGTTGGTGATTGTGCAGAAAAGCCAACAGTAATGCTCGGCGCAGCGGCCATGTGTGGACAGGCGGCAATGCGCGCGGGTGCCGGTCGTTGTGTCCTTGCTGTTCCAGAACCGTTGGCAGTCGCTGCTGGATGCATCGCGCCGACCGCAACGCTGGCTGGGCTTCCTGTCAATGCTCAAGGGCAGCTTCTGGCGAGTGCTGCCGCTGAAATTGTAGATCGCATCATTGACAGTGCATCAGTCGTTGCGATTGGTTGCGGACTTGGAACTGGTGAGAGCGTACAACAGCTGGTGCTACATTTATTAACACAAGATCGTTGCCCTATTGTTCTTGATGCCGACGGCCTACGCGCGCTTGCAGCCATTGTGGATGTTGGACCAGACATTCGAGCGCCCTTAGTTGTCACGCCGCATCCGGGTGAGTATCGGCTCCTGGCAGACGCGTTTCAGATAGAGGCTGACCCAGTGAGTGAAAAAGAGCGTTCGGCAGCCGCTCAGCTTCTGGCGCAAAGATTGGGCGCCGTTGTGGTGCTTAAGGGGCCATCTACTGTCGTGAGTGATGGGCAGCAGATCTGGATCAGTGATGTTGGAAATGTTGCTTTGGCCACTGGTGGCTCGGGTGACATACTGACGGGTGTGATCGCTTCCTTTATTGGTCAGTGGTCGGAAGGGGCCGGTTCGATAGGCCGGAAACTTATTACTTCTGCAATTTCAGGCGTATTTGTGCACGGGTCTGCAGGTGATCAATGGGCTCATCGCAATGGCAAAACAGGCATGCTCGCGACAGATCTATTGACTGAAATACCGACAGCTATTGCTGCTATTCGTGATTCTCAGGGATGTTAA
- a CDS encoding transglutaminase-like domain-containing protein yields MSLRSKWLFQVVPIGLIFGCMMILVGTPATAQVEDATPLSPVVWEQEEERWFAITIGGSHAGWLHQVRSSDGRRYQTVQEMQIELNRAGQNMSVGSSATFIEGKDGQPIEITVVQLMGASEVKRKITFTSDGVNVVTMQGDRTHQASQPLPTGSWFMPAAMERFVDTRLKSKAKTIQYRTVDVEMGFRIIDVEMKRRLVGPDTVTIDGREIPVVAFDSKVAGVPMTSHEVYDQAGELIRSVTSLPIGDMVTQRATQEMAQTDAEQLPEIMVQTFVKPNRSIPNSLATSIARYRLKSSSDVLSTLPSAGAQYVKHGENIGWVDVVVDVFARQPATKEEQSSEEFLQSSVVVDGEDPAIKKLVATALISAGDSDLEQAEAMRRFVHEYISTKSLNTAFATASEVARSREGDCSEHAVLLAALLRSHGIPARSAAGLIYAEQFADRDDIFGWHMWTQAMIDGAWVDLDATLPGRFSASHILVGTSSLIDGSMAEDLIAMLGLMGNLEIEVVSVHYDQDPKR; encoded by the coding sequence ATGAGCTTGCGGAGTAAATGGTTGTTTCAGGTGGTTCCTATTGGGCTCATCTTTGGCTGCATGATGATCTTGGTAGGCACGCCGGCCACTGCTCAGGTTGAAGATGCCACTCCTTTGTCCCCGGTTGTATGGGAACAAGAAGAGGAGCGATGGTTTGCCATCACTATTGGCGGGTCGCATGCAGGCTGGTTGCACCAAGTGCGATCAAGTGATGGGCGTCGCTACCAAACAGTTCAAGAGATGCAAATTGAATTGAATCGCGCTGGTCAAAATATGAGTGTTGGTTCATCGGCGACTTTTATTGAGGGCAAAGATGGCCAGCCGATTGAGATCACGGTTGTGCAATTGATGGGAGCCTCGGAGGTTAAACGCAAAATTACCTTCACGTCAGATGGGGTCAATGTAGTGACGATGCAAGGTGATCGGACCCATCAAGCGAGTCAGCCACTGCCAACCGGTTCTTGGTTTATGCCCGCAGCAATGGAACGGTTTGTGGACACACGGCTGAAGTCGAAAGCAAAGACTATTCAGTATCGGACCGTTGATGTTGAAATGGGTTTTCGAATTATTGACGTTGAGATGAAGCGTCGTTTGGTTGGCCCCGATACGGTGACCATCGACGGCCGTGAGATTCCAGTTGTTGCCTTTGATTCCAAAGTTGCTGGTGTCCCCATGACGTCTCATGAAGTGTATGACCAGGCAGGTGAATTGATCAGGAGTGTTACGAGTCTTCCTATTGGCGACATGGTGACTCAGCGGGCCACCCAGGAAATGGCTCAAACGGATGCTGAGCAGTTGCCAGAGATTATGGTCCAGACCTTTGTCAAGCCGAATCGATCTATTCCAAATTCGCTGGCAACAAGCATTGCTCGATATCGACTCAAATCTTCAAGCGATGTTCTGAGCACACTGCCATCTGCAGGGGCGCAATATGTCAAGCATGGCGAGAATATTGGCTGGGTAGATGTCGTCGTTGATGTTTTTGCTCGGCAGCCAGCTACAAAAGAAGAACAAAGCAGCGAAGAGTTCCTTCAATCTTCAGTGGTGGTAGATGGTGAAGACCCGGCTATCAAAAAGTTGGTGGCTACGGCCTTGATCTCGGCTGGGGATAGTGATCTGGAGCAAGCTGAAGCAATGCGACGCTTCGTACACGAGTATATTTCTACGAAGTCACTCAATACAGCATTCGCCACAGCATCAGAAGTCGCTCGCTCACGGGAGGGTGACTGCTCTGAACATGCTGTGTTGCTTGCGGCCCTGTTGCGCAGTCATGGTATTCCCGCTCGATCTGCGGCGGGGTTAATCTATGCTGAGCAGTTCGCTGATCGAGATGATATTTTCGGGTGGCATATGTGGACGCAGGCAATGATCGATGGCGCCTGGGTTGATCTTGATGCAACACTTCCGGGTCGTTTTAGTGCAAGTCATATTTTGGTTGGCACTTCGAGTCTTATTGATGGTTCGATGGCGGAAGATCTTATTGCAATGCTTGGGTTGATGGGCAACCTTGAGATTGAGGTTGTTTCGGTTCATTATGATCAGGACCCGAAAAGGTGA
- the lysS gene encoding lysine--tRNA ligase, which produces MSNTKANSSESKAGAVKAPGDSDLVRARRQKLARWREVFGIDGYGDRCDGLASLAEARATFDLSAHEAFSESEGATDNRPHMLVAGRCVQHRAMGKLVFIVLRDHTGDLQISVSKAAVAPETFKLAAKLDYGDIVIAGGPMGQTNRGEICVWADRFDLACKSLSPPPEKYHGLTDTEARYRQRYVDMYMNPSTVATFKQRSQIVRHVRAFFDAEDFMEVETPMMQPVAGGAAARPFETHHNALDMKLFLRIAPELYLKRLLVGGLPRVYEINRNFRNEGIDRRHNPEFTMLEIYQAFGDCDSMLDLTERLFNSLAVELNDGQGPVRSFGDHEIDYSLPFARQEYGDLFEKHAGCSMRDEAAVLAKAKSCNIVDADKKDHWVLVEDLFDAVVEDSIEPTKPLFVTGFPSQISPLTRPRREDPDISDRSELFIGGMELANAYTELNDPEVQRERFTAQLTGGGDEAAAFRTLDEDFINALHVGMPPAGGLGIGIDRLIMLMCGEVNIRDVILFPLLNRSGTTEDSV; this is translated from the coding sequence ATGAGCAACACAAAGGCCAATTCGAGTGAGAGCAAGGCGGGTGCCGTAAAGGCACCAGGCGATTCTGATCTAGTAAGAGCCCGGCGGCAGAAGCTTGCTCGGTGGCGGGAAGTCTTCGGTATTGATGGGTATGGTGATCGCTGTGATGGCCTTGCTTCCTTAGCAGAGGCCCGTGCCACCTTTGATCTTTCTGCACATGAGGCATTTTCAGAAAGTGAAGGCGCCACGGACAATCGACCTCACATGTTGGTCGCGGGTCGTTGTGTACAGCACAGAGCAATGGGCAAGCTGGTCTTCATTGTTTTGCGGGATCACACCGGTGATCTACAAATAAGTGTTTCTAAGGCAGCAGTTGCTCCAGAGACTTTTAAACTTGCGGCCAAGTTGGATTATGGTGACATCGTGATTGCTGGTGGCCCCATGGGGCAAACCAATCGTGGTGAGATTTGTGTCTGGGCAGATCGCTTTGACCTTGCATGTAAGTCATTGTCTCCACCACCTGAAAAGTATCATGGGCTCACCGACACAGAAGCTCGCTATCGCCAGCGTTATGTTGATATGTATATGAATCCTTCGACAGTAGCGACCTTTAAGCAGAGGTCGCAGATTGTTCGCCACGTACGAGCATTTTTCGATGCCGAAGATTTTATGGAAGTTGAGACGCCCATGATGCAGCCAGTTGCAGGTGGCGCCGCGGCTCGTCCATTTGAGACACATCACAACGCGTTAGATATGAAATTGTTTCTTCGTATTGCTCCCGAACTGTATCTCAAGCGTCTTCTTGTTGGTGGGTTGCCGCGTGTTTATGAGATCAACCGGAACTTCCGTAATGAGGGAATTGATCGCAGGCACAATCCCGAGTTCACCATGCTTGAGATCTACCAGGCCTTTGGTGACTGTGATTCGATGCTCGATTTAACGGAGCGGCTTTTTAATAGCCTGGCCGTTGAGCTCAATGATGGACAGGGGCCTGTTCGCTCCTTTGGTGACCATGAAATTGACTACAGCCTTCCCTTTGCAAGGCAGGAATATGGCGATCTTTTCGAGAAGCATGCCGGCTGCTCGATGCGGGATGAAGCAGCAGTCCTCGCAAAGGCAAAATCATGCAACATTGTGGATGCGGATAAAAAAGACCATTGGGTGTTGGTTGAAGATTTGTTCGATGCAGTTGTGGAAGACTCGATTGAACCAACGAAGCCACTTTTTGTCACGGGATTCCCAAGTCAAATTTCGCCACTCACAAGGCCGCGCCGGGAAGATCCAGACATTAGTGATCGATCAGAGCTCTTTATTGGTGGAATGGAACTCGCCAATGCCTATACCGAACTGAATGATCCTGAGGTGCAGCGAGAGAGATTTACAGCGCAGCTCACAGGTGGCGGTGATGAAGCGGCGGCTTTTAGAACACTTGATGAGGACTTTATTAACGCCCTGCATGTCGGAATGCCGCCAGCTGGTGGACTTGGCATCGGCATTGATCGGTTGATTATGCTGATGTGTGGCGAAGTTAATATTCGCGATGTCATTCTGTTTCCATTACTGAATCGATCTGGTACGACTGAGGATTCTGTATGA
- a CDS encoding SDR family oxidoreductase, with translation MLVSLEDRTVLVTGASTGIGRATAQALADRGANVVACARNQDALTAVIDDLPHTPGKHLAIGCDVSDRNQVGEMVDQTVRTYETVYGLVNAAGVMPLGPFVECRMDDWDHVVDVNIKGVLHTIGHLLPHFLSQQTGHIVNISSIAGHKVMPTAAVYCATKFAVHAISEGLRSELSKHAQSEPHTIRVTEIAPGLVETELRHSITHEKTKQQVSNWLAGMKNPLQSEDVARSICQALEAPQHVGINQVLLRPIEEVH, from the coding sequence ATGTTAGTTTCCTTAGAAGATCGCACTGTCCTTGTGACAGGTGCCAGCACCGGCATTGGCAGAGCCACGGCGCAAGCCCTGGCGGACCGGGGCGCCAATGTGGTGGCTTGTGCTCGCAACCAAGACGCCCTGACCGCCGTTATTGACGATCTTCCCCACACCCCTGGCAAGCATTTGGCCATTGGATGTGATGTCAGCGACCGAAACCAAGTGGGTGAAATGGTCGACCAGACGGTGCGTACCTATGAGACTGTCTACGGACTGGTTAATGCTGCTGGGGTCATGCCGCTAGGCCCATTTGTGGAATGTCGCATGGATGACTGGGATCACGTGGTCGATGTGAATATCAAAGGCGTACTACACACAATTGGTCATTTACTTCCCCATTTTCTGAGCCAACAGACTGGACACATTGTCAACATTAGTTCCATCGCCGGACATAAAGTCATGCCGACAGCAGCGGTTTACTGCGCAACGAAGTTTGCTGTCCACGCAATCTCAGAGGGGCTTCGCAGCGAACTTTCAAAACATGCCCAGTCCGAACCACATACGATACGTGTCACCGAGATTGCGCCTGGTTTAGTAGAAACTGAGCTACGGCATTCAATCACCCACGAGAAGACGAAGCAACAGGTTTCAAACTGGCTTGCTGGAATGAAAAATCCACTTCAGTCTGAAGATGTTGCAAGAAGTATTTGCCAAGCGTTGGAGGCACCTCAACATGTTGGAATCAACCAAGTTCTTCTTCGCCCAATTGAAGAAGTTCACTGA
- a CDS encoding ATP-dependent 6-phosphofructokinase → MTKKIRRIGLLTGGGDCPGLNAVIRAVTKTARSRFDIDVVGVLDGYRGLIEGSVKELTWSTVSGILNRGGTILGSNNRVNPQRYHIGHDEDGAPQFEDATQKCLKTIEEHKIDAMIIIGGDGTMSVAESLLQAGVNCIGVPKTIDNDIIGTDLTFGFTTAMTTATLSLDRLHTTAASHHRVMVCELMGRNAGWLALSAGIASGSDVILIPEIPFDINKLCEYVDGRQHRGRGFSIIACAEGACEVDGDKHVRLHDPLSPDPIRLGGIGAHVADEVEKRTGIETRTTVLGHVQRGGPPVAADRVLATQFGWASIELLMAGGHGRIIVVQDGKLSDIDIRSVANKQRLVPLDDPLVQAARSVKTSFGD, encoded by the coding sequence ATGACTAAGAAAATTCGTCGCATTGGCCTGCTCACTGGAGGCGGAGACTGCCCTGGCCTTAACGCCGTCATCCGTGCCGTTACAAAGACAGCACGCTCCCGATTTGACATTGATGTTGTGGGCGTACTTGACGGCTATCGAGGGCTCATTGAAGGAAGTGTAAAAGAGCTCACCTGGTCCACGGTGTCAGGAATACTGAATCGAGGCGGCACAATTCTGGGATCTAATAATCGCGTCAATCCTCAGCGATATCACATTGGCCATGATGAAGATGGCGCCCCACAATTTGAAGATGCCACTCAGAAGTGCCTCAAGACCATTGAAGAACACAAGATTGATGCCATGATCATTATTGGTGGCGATGGAACAATGAGTGTCGCAGAGTCACTTCTACAGGCTGGCGTTAATTGTATCGGTGTACCTAAGACGATTGACAATGACATCATCGGAACTGACCTCACATTTGGTTTCACGACCGCAATGACCACTGCAACATTGTCACTTGATCGCTTACATACAACTGCTGCATCTCATCATCGAGTCATGGTCTGCGAACTCATGGGGCGAAACGCGGGATGGCTAGCGCTAAGTGCAGGCATTGCCTCGGGATCTGATGTCATTCTTATTCCTGAGATTCCTTTTGATATCAATAAACTCTGTGAATATGTCGATGGCCGACAACATCGTGGGCGTGGGTTCTCAATCATTGCCTGTGCCGAAGGGGCCTGTGAGGTAGACGGCGACAAACACGTACGCCTGCACGACCCACTGAGTCCAGATCCGATCCGCCTTGGTGGCATTGGCGCTCATGTGGCTGACGAGGTCGAAAAACGGACTGGCATAGAGACCCGCACCACCGTACTGGGGCATGTCCAGCGTGGCGGCCCCCCAGTTGCCGCCGACCGTGTCCTTGCGACCCAATTCGGCTGGGCCTCAATAGAACTGCTCATGGCTGGTGGCCATGGACGAATTATCGTGGTTCAAGATGGCAAGCTCAGCGATATTGATATCCGCTCAGTAGCGAATAAACAGCGGTTGGTGCCGCTCGATGATCCCCTGGTCCAGGCCGCTCGTTCCGTCAAGACGTCCTTTGGCGACTAG
- a CDS encoding HAD family hydrolase — MQRAIFLDRDNTLIKCDGDLGDPASVELLEGVPDGLRQLREAGYHLIVVTNQGGVARGRYEETDVDATHQRIATLVDEAAGQPRLIDRFYYCPYHPQATIDAYRRDHPWRKPQPGMLMQAADDLDIDLKKSWMIGDQERDIDAGHAAGCRTVLITPVMSQDQEHENRAIEVVTFSDAVKAILDQPTKTKPNAPILHQPVAKLEETPEKHSGKTPSKKPTPTNRRSEQPDKNALSEIQGAMTDLAEEFRAARIQRSELSTARIIAGVCQGLAILLAILALVQLNEIGSFARTITFAGLLQLMTIAFLLFDWRR, encoded by the coding sequence GTGCAAAGAGCTATTTTTCTAGATCGAGACAACACACTGATCAAGTGTGATGGCGACCTGGGTGACCCAGCGTCTGTCGAATTGCTTGAGGGCGTGCCAGATGGCCTGCGCCAACTTCGTGAAGCAGGGTATCACTTGATTGTCGTTACGAACCAGGGCGGCGTGGCCAGAGGCCGATATGAAGAAACTGACGTTGATGCCACGCATCAACGCATTGCCACACTTGTTGATGAAGCTGCTGGGCAGCCACGTCTTATCGATCGGTTTTATTACTGCCCATACCATCCTCAAGCAACGATCGATGCATATCGACGAGACCATCCTTGGCGGAAACCACAACCAGGCATGTTGATGCAGGCTGCTGATGATCTAGACATTGACTTAAAAAAGTCTTGGATGATTGGTGATCAAGAACGCGACATTGATGCCGGACATGCAGCTGGATGTCGCACCGTGCTTATTACACCAGTGATGTCTCAAGACCAGGAACATGAAAACCGGGCCATTGAAGTCGTCACTTTTTCCGATGCAGTCAAAGCAATCCTGGATCAACCCACTAAGACGAAACCAAACGCCCCAATCTTGCATCAACCTGTCGCCAAGCTGGAAGAAACTCCTGAAAAACATTCAGGTAAAACTCCGTCAAAAAAACCCACTCCTACCAACAGAAGATCAGAGCAACCAGATAAAAATGCTCTTAGTGAGATTCAGGGCGCGATGACTGATCTCGCCGAGGAGTTTCGTGCAGCAAGAATTCAGCGATCAGAACTGTCGACTGCCCGAATTATTGCTGGAGTCTGCCAGGGACTCGCGATTCTCTTAGCCATACTGGCACTGGTGCAGCTGAATGAGATTGGTTCATTCGCCCGCACCATCACATTCGCAGGATTGCTTCAACTCATGACGATCGCATTCCTTCTGTTTGACTGGCGTCGTTAA
- the waaF gene encoding lipopolysaccharide heptosyltransferase II, with protein MPAMSNTSAIDANTRSLCVLLPSWVGDTVMATGLLRACAIQHPQTKIQVVVRPGLGSLLEGLPYISAIFEARMKGSVGPLRCARKIKESKSDAVLVLPNSFRSALIARLSGIRKRIGYARDRRGFLLTDAMTVPEHKGPISLLDYYQHLATFAFGKRPDDMTPGLTVTAEQLQDSKALLCESDRPLIILNPGGNRMAKRWPAEKFIELALLLKSEHGVEFAITGSPAEAELVSQIAQAIPDSTDLTAKGLSLATLKGVISRASLMITNDTGPRHIAAALGTPVVTLFGPTDHRWTTLPGVKERLLIAEPFLPEELVADHHADLCHVDRITTHDVFVNAQALLCETQATRS; from the coding sequence ATGCCAGCAATGAGCAATACTTCGGCTATCGATGCCAATACGCGATCTCTGTGCGTCCTACTCCCCTCATGGGTCGGCGATACCGTCATGGCGACAGGACTTCTCAGAGCATGCGCCATACAACATCCACAAACAAAAATACAAGTGGTTGTTCGCCCTGGACTGGGTTCGCTACTTGAAGGACTGCCCTATATCAGTGCCATATTTGAAGCACGCATGAAAGGTAGTGTTGGCCCACTACGATGCGCTCGCAAAATAAAAGAAAGCAAGTCAGATGCGGTTCTCGTATTACCGAATAGCTTTCGATCGGCTCTCATCGCACGCTTATCTGGAATACGCAAGCGTATTGGATACGCGCGAGATCGTCGTGGCTTTCTACTCACTGATGCAATGACCGTTCCAGAGCACAAAGGGCCAATTTCACTTTTGGATTACTACCAACACTTGGCCACCTTCGCATTTGGAAAACGCCCAGATGATATGACCCCAGGCCTCACTGTCACCGCTGAGCAACTTCAAGATAGCAAAGCCTTACTCTGTGAATCTGACCGACCACTCATCATTTTAAACCCCGGCGGCAATCGAATGGCCAAGAGATGGCCAGCAGAGAAGTTTATTGAGTTGGCACTTCTACTCAAGAGTGAACACGGCGTTGAGTTTGCGATCACCGGCTCTCCCGCAGAAGCTGAACTTGTGAGTCAGATCGCACAAGCGATTCCAGACAGTACCGATCTCACCGCCAAGGGCCTTTCCCTGGCGACACTTAAGGGTGTCATCAGTCGGGCCAGCCTTATGATTACCAACGATACCGGCCCGCGACATATCGCAGCAGCCCTTGGGACTCCTGTGGTCACACTTTTTGGCCCAACTGATCATCGATGGACCACACTTCCTGGCGTGAAAGAGCGGCTTCTGATCGCAGAGCCATTCCTTCCAGAGGAACTCGTAGCGGACCATCATGCAGACTTGTGTCATGTTGACCGAATTACGACTCACGACGTATTCGTAAACGCGCAAGCACTGCTCTGCGAAACGCAGGCGACTCGCTCCTGA